In Aedes albopictus strain Foshan chromosome 3, AalbF5, whole genome shotgun sequence, the following are encoded in one genomic region:
- the LOC115268206 gene encoding uncharacterized protein LOC115268206 produces the protein MQSEFVEMMSSGGFVLHKWASNHPALLQCVPNTDAEQIAFFEDEKTTRTLGLTWQPRNDVFLTKVHETQFHTGQPTKRTVNSDIAKLFDPLGLLGPLIFAAKVKLQKLWHLEVDWDEALSTEETESWECFRNQIVQMGEISIPRCVLPYNSPNRIELHGFCDASDLGYGACTYIRSVDSNNDCSVLLLTSKSRIAPLKNAKLTTARLELCGALVLARLISNITQNLSITFSRITLWSDSTTTLAWIRTDPSRLKTFVCNRVIDIQNLTHDMEWRYVNTLDNPADVLSRGLLSSEIKDCEQWWTGPPFLRETDTFWPNQPQNTPAEQLPETKNTTISLTVTDPPVKFRLFEIESEFRKMQRKMAWMLRFIDHVRKGHQKDHRYGELTVPELHQTTVALTSIAQREAFPDDIQRLRSGKVIHHKSKLITYSVFVEKSRFSVLRVGGRIRHAAIPAAQKHPMVLPSGHPFTLALIRAYHVEMLHAPQQMLLTTLRRRFWVLHGRSTVRQVIRKCITCFRAKPISMQQQMGDLPKSRLEGVYPFFNTGVDFCGPIYIRQHNKRSSVTYKAYVAVFVCFATRAILLELVGDLTADAFIAALHRFVSRRGKCAKLFSDNGLNFVGSKNKLREMYDMFRSQQLKTKLDDFWPNQQSNGT, from the coding sequence atGCAATCCGAGTTCGTCGAAATGATGTCATCCGGAGGCTTTGTGCTACACAAGTGGGCCTCCAATCACCCTGCATTGTTGCAATGCGTTCCGAATACCGACGCCGAGCAAATCGCATTTTTTGAGGACGAGAAGACCACACGAACATTAGGGTTAACCTGGCAGCCCCGCAACGATGTGTTCCTCACCAAAGTACACGAGACTCAGTTCCATACCGGCCAACCAACGAAGCGAACTGTAAATTCGGACATTGCCAAACTGTTCGACCCACTAGGCTTGCTGGGTCCGCTGATCTTTGCTGCGAAAGTGAAGCTGCAGAAACTGTGGCACCTCGAAGTGGACTGGGACGAAGCTTTGAGCACCGAAGAGACCGAATCTTGGGAATGTTTCCGCAACCAAATCGTTCAAATGGGCGAAATCTCGATTCCACGCTGTGTACTCCCCTACAATTCACCAAACAGAATAGAATTGCACGGCTTTTGCGATGCATCTGACCTGGGCTACGGTGCATGCACCTACATTCGATCGGTCGATTCGAATAACGATTGTTCGGTACTATTGCTAACTTCTAAGTCTCGAATCGCACCCCTCAAAAACGCAAAACTGACTACCGCACGTCTCGAACTTTGCGGTGCGCTTGTACTTGCACGATTGATTTCTAACATAACGCAAAACTTGAGCATTACCTTTTCCAGAATCACTCTCTGGTCCGATTCCACGACCACTTTAGCTTGGATTAGGACCGACCCAAGCAGACTGAAAACCTTCGTCTGCAATCGCGTCATAGACATCCAAAACCTGACGCACGACATGGAATGGAGGTACGTCAATACCCTCGACAACCCTGCTGATGTCCTATCCCGAGGTCTATTATCGAGCGAAATCAAAGACTGCGAACAATGGTGGACTGGACCACCGTTTCTGCGAGAAACCGACACCTTTTGGCCGAACCAACCACAAAACACACCCGCTGAGCAGCTCCCGGAAACGAAAAACACCACAATTAGCCTCACAGTCACAGACCCTCCTGTAAAGTTCCGGTTGTTCGAGATCGAAAGTGAGTTCCGGAAAATGCAACGAAAAATGGCCTGGATGCTACGATTCATCGATCACGTTCGTAAGGGGCACCAGAAGGATCATCGATACGGAGAGCTGACCGTTCCAGAACTTCATCAAACAACAGTGGCCCTGACCAGCATTGCGCAGAGAGAAGCCTTCCCAGACGACATCCAACGCCTACGCTCTGGAAAGGTAATTCACCATAAAAGCAAATTAATCACCTATTCTGTGTTCGTAGAGAAGTCTCGGTTCAGCGTTTTGCGAGTTGGTGGAAGAATTCGCCATGCTGCCATTCCCGCAGCGCAGAAACATCCCATGGTCCTACCGTCTGGTCACCCGTTCACACTGGCCTTGATCAGAGCGTACCACGTCGAAATGCTCCACGCTCCTCAGCAAATGCTGCTAACAACGCTGCGACGACGATTTTGGGTTCTTCACGGGCGAAGCACTGTCCGACAAGTCATCCGAAAGTGCATCACGTGCTTCAGAGCGAAACCGATCTCCATGCAGCAACAAATGGGAGACCTACCGAAATCTCGTTTGGAGGGAGTGTACCCCTTCTTCAACACTGGAGTCGACTTTTGCGGGCCAATCTACATCCGTCAACATAATAAGCGATCATCCGTCACCTACAAGGCATATGTAGCGGTGTTTGTATGCTTCGCTACTCGAGCCATACTCCTGGAGCTGGTAGGAGATTTGACCGCAGATGCCTTCATTGCGGCCCTACACCGTTTCGTCTCCCGAAGAGGTAAATGCGCTAAACTGTTTTCCGATAATGGCCTTAATTTCGTCGGTAGCAAGAACAAGCTGAGGGAAATGTACGACATGTTCCGGTCACAACAACTTAAAACCAAGTTGGACGACTTTTGGCCAAATCAGCAATCGAATGGCACCTGA